A genomic region of Stenotrophomonas sp. NA06056 contains the following coding sequences:
- a CDS encoding MFS transporter: protein MNGPAAVAALRKVPVRSAVRWLVVGLIAVATVINYIDRNALAVMWPEIAKEVGATKDDYALLVTVFMLFYAAGQFLFGRLFDMIGTRLGFALSISVWSISIALHSVTHSMLSFSVVRAMLGISEAGAWPGAVKANAEWFPARERALAQGIFNAGASIGAIVSAPAIAGLYLWLGWRGTFVLVGALGFLWLLPWLFVYRAGPDKHPWVSDAERRLILEDQAGQQRADAPKVSVRSLLAHRQSWGMLACRFLLDPIWWLFVSWLPIYLAETFGFDIKQIGLFAWVPFVGAMLGSLSGGWLSGRLINAGQSVDRARKLSISLGCVIMAPALLGAVLANQPLFAVLAIAAVLFGFQIAIGNIQTLPGDLFDGRSVGTLAGLGGLAAVAGTLITTWLVPVLTRHSYAPIFILVAALVPLSLAALWWWTGPIHKLDRTDG from the coding sequence ATGAACGGCCCCGCGGCCGTGGCCGCGCTGCGCAAGGTACCGGTGCGTTCAGCCGTGCGCTGGCTGGTCGTCGGCCTGATCGCGGTGGCCACCGTGATCAACTACATCGACCGCAATGCGTTGGCGGTGATGTGGCCGGAGATCGCCAAGGAAGTCGGCGCGACCAAGGACGACTACGCGCTGCTGGTGACCGTGTTCATGCTGTTCTACGCCGCTGGCCAGTTCCTGTTCGGGCGCCTGTTCGACATGATCGGGACGCGTCTGGGATTCGCGTTGTCGATCAGTGTCTGGTCGATCTCGATCGCGCTGCATTCGGTCACTCACTCCATGCTGTCCTTCAGCGTGGTGCGGGCGATGCTGGGCATCAGCGAAGCCGGTGCCTGGCCCGGCGCGGTGAAAGCCAACGCCGAGTGGTTCCCCGCGCGTGAGCGCGCCCTCGCGCAGGGCATCTTCAACGCAGGTGCGTCCATCGGCGCCATCGTTTCGGCACCGGCCATCGCCGGCCTGTACTTGTGGCTGGGCTGGCGCGGCACCTTCGTGCTGGTCGGTGCGCTTGGCTTCCTGTGGCTGCTGCCGTGGCTGTTCGTCTATCGCGCCGGCCCGGACAAGCACCCGTGGGTGAGTGACGCGGAGCGACGCCTGATCCTGGAAGACCAGGCAGGTCAGCAGCGCGCCGATGCGCCGAAGGTGAGCGTGCGTTCGCTGCTGGCCCACCGGCAGAGCTGGGGCATGCTCGCCTGCCGTTTCCTGCTGGATCCGATCTGGTGGCTGTTCGTATCGTGGCTGCCGATCTACCTGGCCGAGACCTTCGGCTTCGACATCAAGCAGATCGGCCTGTTCGCCTGGGTGCCCTTCGTCGGCGCCATGCTGGGCAGCCTCAGTGGCGGCTGGCTGTCAGGGCGGTTGATCAATGCCGGACAGAGCGTGGACCGCGCGCGCAAGCTGTCGATTTCGCTGGGCTGCGTGATCATGGCACCGGCCCTGCTGGGTGCGGTACTGGCCAACCAGCCGCTGTTTGCGGTGCTGGCGATCGCTGCAGTGCTGTTCGGTTTCCAGATCGCCATCGGCAACATCCAGACCCTGCCCGGCGATCTGTTCGACGGCCGCTCGGTCGGCACGCTGGCCGGTCTCGGCGGCCTGGCCGCAGTGGCCGGCACGTTGATCACCACCTGGCTGGTGCCGGTGCTGACCCGCCATTCCTATGCACCGATCTTCATCCTCGTTGCCGCACTGGTGCCGCTGTCGCTGGCGGCGCTGTGGTGGTGGACCGGACCCATCCACAAGCTCGACCGCACAGACGGTTGA
- a CDS encoding YnfA family protein has protein sequence MKTLGLFLLTALAEIVGCYLPWLWLRKGGSIWLLLPAAASLALFAWLLTLHPTASGRVYAAYGGVYIGTALFWLWLVDGIRPSRWDMLGAALCLAGMAVIMFGPRQPV, from the coding sequence GTGAAGACGCTCGGGCTGTTCCTGCTGACCGCGCTGGCCGAGATCGTTGGCTGCTACCTGCCGTGGTTGTGGCTTCGCAAGGGCGGCAGTATCTGGCTGTTGCTGCCGGCTGCGGCCAGTCTGGCATTGTTCGCTTGGCTGCTGACCCTGCACCCGACCGCCAGTGGCCGCGTTTACGCCGCATATGGTGGCGTGTACATCGGCACGGCGCTGTTCTGGCTGTGGCTGGTCGATGGCATCCGCCCCAGCCGCTGGGACATGCTGGGTGCGGCACTCTGCCTGGCCGGCATGGCGGTGATCATGTTCGGGCCGCGGCAGCCGGTCTAA
- a CDS encoding GDSL-type esterase/lipase family protein — MQRWITLLSLAIGSAVTAPVALAAPVWVTAWTASPAPDRKDGSADAPVQFAAQTVRQDMRLGSKGDALRLRISNELGTTPLHVEEVRVRLKDGKAAALPVTVDGRTSIDVPVGAALLSDALPLQVAALQEISVIAYFPQPTRPAVRRTVVRVADGKQDAVADSVRVGYQQNVFSAVLVQRADRPQVIVALGDSITEGATASRGSLNQWPERLGLRLQQACPDRFVVLNQGISGNKLLDHGRSHSALSRLDRDVIAVADADQVILFEGINDIRHGGSAQPLPGRSAADMLLGYRQVAARLHAHGIRAHLGTLTPFGDSERYEPVSAATRTAINQWARGKDTGFDGVVDFDAALRDPKQPESLPANITRDHLHPNDEGYRRMADSIDLAMLGCTGPR; from the coding sequence ATGCAGCGCTGGATCACCCTGCTTTCCCTGGCCATCGGCAGCGCCGTGACCGCCCCCGTGGCGCTGGCCGCACCGGTCTGGGTCACCGCCTGGACCGCCTCGCCCGCACCTGACCGCAAGGATGGCAGCGCCGACGCGCCGGTACAGTTCGCAGCGCAGACCGTGCGCCAGGACATGCGCCTGGGCAGCAAGGGCGATGCGCTGCGTCTGCGCATCAGCAACGAGCTGGGCACCACGCCGCTGCATGTGGAAGAGGTGCGGGTGCGCCTGAAGGACGGCAAGGCGGCAGCACTGCCGGTCACCGTCGATGGACGCACGTCCATCGACGTACCGGTGGGTGCAGCGCTGCTGAGTGATGCGCTGCCATTGCAGGTCGCCGCCCTGCAGGAGATCAGCGTGATCGCGTACTTCCCACAGCCCACCCGCCCTGCGGTGCGCCGCACCGTGGTGCGCGTGGCCGACGGAAAACAGGATGCGGTGGCCGACAGCGTGCGCGTGGGCTACCAGCAGAATGTGTTCTCGGCCGTACTGGTGCAGCGCGCTGATCGGCCGCAGGTGATCGTGGCCCTGGGTGATTCCATCACCGAAGGCGCGACCGCCTCGCGCGGCTCGCTCAACCAATGGCCCGAGCGGTTGGGCCTGCGTCTGCAACAGGCCTGCCCGGACCGCTTCGTGGTGCTCAACCAGGGCATCAGCGGCAACAAGCTGCTGGACCATGGCCGCAGCCACAGCGCGCTGTCACGGCTGGATCGCGACGTGATCGCGGTGGCCGACGCCGACCAGGTGATCCTGTTCGAAGGCATCAATGACATCCGCCACGGTGGCAGTGCACAGCCGCTGCCGGGACGCAGCGCTGCGGACATGCTGCTCGGCTATCGCCAGGTGGCCGCACGGCTGCACGCGCATGGCATCCGCGCGCATCTCGGTACGCTGACGCCGTTCGGCGATTCGGAGCGCTACGAACCGGTATCGGCCGCCACCCGCACCGCGATCAACCAGTGGGCACGTGGCAAGGACACCGGATTCGATGGCGTGGTGGATTTCGATGCGGCGCTGCGTGATCCGAAACAGCCGGAATCACTGCCAGCGAACATTACCCGCGATCATCTGCATCCGAACGACGAGGGCTACCGGCGCATGGCCGACTCGATCGACCTGGCGATGCTGGGCTGCACGGGCCCGCGTTGA
- a CDS encoding 16S rRNA (uracil(1498)-N(3))-methyltransferase, with amino-acid sequence MRVTRCPIDLALHSGQTVTLPEETANHLVRVMRLREGDSCVLFNGDGHDYTATLTLAGKREVQVRIDEVQPIANESPLHITLLQGIARGEKMDLILQKATELGVSAIVPVNAERTEVKLDAARAEKRVAHWNNVVQSACGQSGRARIPQVGAPQSLAQAGAALPADTLRLTLDPLGAHRLSTLQAAPAGGVVIAIGPEGGWSPRDREQLAAAGFQGLQLGPRILRTETAGLAAIAALQARLGDLG; translated from the coding sequence ATGCGCGTGACCCGCTGCCCCATCGACCTGGCGCTGCACAGCGGCCAGACCGTGACCCTGCCGGAAGAGACGGCCAACCACCTGGTGCGGGTGATGCGCCTGCGCGAGGGCGACAGCTGCGTGCTGTTCAACGGCGATGGCCACGACTACACCGCCACGCTGACGCTGGCCGGCAAGCGCGAGGTGCAGGTGCGCATCGACGAGGTGCAGCCGATCGCCAACGAATCGCCGCTGCACATCACCCTGCTGCAGGGCATCGCACGCGGCGAGAAGATGGACCTGATCCTGCAGAAAGCCACCGAACTGGGGGTGAGCGCCATCGTGCCGGTGAACGCGGAACGTACCGAGGTGAAGCTGGATGCAGCGCGCGCTGAGAAGCGCGTGGCGCACTGGAACAACGTGGTGCAGTCAGCCTGCGGGCAATCCGGCCGTGCGCGCATTCCGCAGGTAGGGGCGCCGCAGTCGCTGGCACAGGCCGGCGCGGCACTGCCAGCCGATACGTTGCGGTTGACCCTGGACCCGCTGGGAGCGCACCGGCTGTCGACACTGCAGGCGGCGCCTGCAGGCGGCGTGGTGATCGCCATCGGCCCGGAAGGTGGCTGGTCGCCGCGTGACCGTGAGCAGCTGGCAGCCGCAGGTTTCCAGGGCCTGCAGCTGGGCCCACGCATCCTGCGCACGGAAACCGCAGGCCTGGCCGCGATCGCGGCGTTGCAGGCACGGCTGGGCGATCTGGGGTAA
- the mazG gene encoding nucleoside triphosphate pyrophosphohydrolase yields MSTHDTPATGEASAELERLLAIMARLRDPQGGCPWDLQQNFATIAPYTIEEAYEVADAIDRGDLDDLCDELGDLLLQVVFHARMAEEQGAFAFAEVARAISDKMQRRHPHVFADVSVADADGVTRNWDAIKRAERAAKGEQDTSALADISRGLPEWQRAVKLQSRAAKVGFDWPGPLPVLDKAAEELQELREEFERGDIAGNKARLQEELGDLLFVCANLARHADIDLGAALRGANHKFERRFRSMEAQAEAQGDSLAALDLDAQEALWQHAKAAEKA; encoded by the coding sequence ATGAGCACGCACGACACCCCCGCCACCGGCGAGGCCAGCGCGGAGCTGGAGCGCCTGCTGGCCATCATGGCGCGCCTGCGCGACCCGCAGGGCGGTTGCCCTTGGGACCTGCAGCAGAACTTCGCGACCATCGCGCCTTACACGATCGAAGAAGCCTACGAAGTGGCCGACGCGATCGACCGTGGCGACCTCGACGACCTCTGCGATGAACTGGGTGACCTGTTGCTGCAGGTGGTGTTCCATGCACGCATGGCTGAAGAGCAGGGGGCATTTGCCTTCGCCGAAGTCGCGCGCGCGATCAGCGACAAGATGCAGCGGCGTCACCCGCATGTGTTCGCCGATGTCAGCGTCGCCGATGCCGACGGTGTGACGCGTAACTGGGATGCGATCAAGCGTGCCGAGCGCGCTGCCAAGGGCGAGCAGGACACCTCGGCGCTTGCGGATATCTCGCGGGGCCTGCCGGAATGGCAGCGGGCCGTGAAGCTGCAGTCGCGCGCGGCCAAGGTCGGTTTCGACTGGCCCGGTCCGCTGCCGGTGCTGGACAAGGCGGCCGAGGAGCTGCAGGAGCTGCGCGAGGAATTCGAGCGCGGCGATATCGCCGGCAACAAGGCGCGCCTGCAGGAGGAACTGGGTGACCTGCTGTTTGTCTGCGCCAACCTGGCGCGGCATGCGGACATCGATCTGGGCGCGGCGCTGCGCGGGGCCAACCACAAGTTCGAACGTCGCTTCCGTTCGATGGAGGCGCAGGCCGAGGCACAAGGCGATTCGCTGGCTGCCCTTGATCTGGATGCACAGGAAGCCCTCTGGCAGCACGCCAAGGCGGCGGAGAAGGCGTGA
- the nudE gene encoding ADP compounds hydrolase NudE, whose translation MNDDRARRPLPIIHRITDEENGPFQRQHLDLEFSNGERRRFERLVSRGHGAVVVVPMLDDETVLLVREYAAGMHRYELGLVKGRIDAGETPEQAADRELKEEAGYGARQVDVLRAMTLAPTYMSHQSWLVVARDLYPEKLAGDEPEELEVVPWKLADLDQLMLREDFSEGRSLAALFIARQWLQGTR comes from the coding sequence ATGAACGATGACCGCGCCAGGCGTCCGCTGCCGATCATCCATCGGATCACCGATGAGGAGAACGGGCCCTTCCAGCGCCAGCACCTGGATCTGGAGTTCTCCAATGGTGAACGCCGCCGCTTCGAGCGCCTGGTCAGCCGTGGCCATGGCGCGGTGGTGGTGGTGCCGATGCTTGATGATGAAACCGTACTGCTGGTGCGTGAATACGCGGCTGGCATGCACCGCTACGAGCTTGGCCTGGTCAAGGGCCGGATCGATGCCGGCGAAACGCCGGAGCAGGCTGCCGACCGTGAGCTGAAGGAAGAGGCCGGCTATGGCGCTCGGCAGGTTGACGTGCTTCGCGCGATGACCCTGGCGCCGACCTACATGAGCCATCAGTCCTGGCTGGTGGTCGCACGCGACCTGTACCCGGAGAAGCTGGCCGGCGACGAGCCGGAGGAGCTGGAAGTGGTGCCATGGAAGCTGGCCGATCTGGACCAGCTGATGCTGCGCGAGGACTTTTCCGAAGGGCGTTCACTGGCGGCGCTGTTCATCGCCCGCCAGTGGCTGCAGGGAACGCGATGA
- a CDS encoding glucose 1-dehydrogenase, whose translation MSFQDKVAIVTGGGRDIGRAVSIKLAAAGARVCLNYANDEASAQETLALIKAAGGQAIAHRADVTDPAAVAGLVAATQAAFGQRIDVLVNVAGGMVERRPLADIDPAFFHKVIDLNLTSTYLTTHAVVPHMSEGAAIVNFASQAGRDGGGPGAAIYATAKAGVMTFTRAMAKELGPKGIRVNALCCGMIATRFHDEFTKPEVRTAVAGATPLRRQGLPDEAADAAVYLASDAAAFITGANLDVNGGTYFS comes from the coding sequence ATGTCGTTCCAGGACAAGGTGGCCATCGTCACCGGTGGTGGCCGTGATATCGGCCGTGCCGTCTCGATCAAGCTGGCCGCGGCCGGTGCCCGCGTCTGCCTCAACTACGCCAACGACGAAGCCAGCGCGCAGGAAACACTGGCGCTAATCAAGGCGGCTGGCGGCCAGGCCATCGCCCACCGCGCTGACGTCACCGATCCGGCCGCAGTGGCCGGTCTGGTCGCAGCAACCCAGGCTGCATTCGGCCAGCGCATCGACGTGCTGGTGAACGTGGCCGGCGGCATGGTCGAGCGTCGTCCGCTGGCCGACATCGATCCGGCGTTCTTCCACAAGGTCATCGACCTCAACCTGACCTCCACCTACCTGACCACCCATGCCGTGGTACCGCACATGAGCGAAGGCGCGGCGATCGTGAACTTCGCCTCGCAGGCCGGTCGCGATGGTGGTGGCCCTGGCGCGGCGATCTATGCCACAGCGAAAGCAGGCGTGATGACCTTCACCCGGGCCATGGCCAAGGAGCTGGGACCGAAGGGTATCCGCGTGAATGCGTTGTGCTGCGGCATGATCGCCACCCGCTTCCACGATGAGTTCACCAAGCCTGAAGTGCGCACGGCGGTGGCCGGTGCGACGCCGCTGCGTCGCCAGGGCCTGCCGGATGAAGCGGCCGATGCGGCGGTGTACCTGGCCTCGGACGCTGCAGCGTTCATCACCGGTGCCAACCTGGACGTCAACGGCGGCACCTACTTCTCCTGA
- the bioA gene encoding adenosylmethionine--8-amino-7-oxononanoate transaminase gives MLADPTPSPLVQHWRQRDLQVLWHPCTQMREHPDTLPLVPIARGEGAWLIDHDGNRYLDAVSSWWTNLFGHAEPRIGGAIAAQAGQLEQVMLAGFGHEPAITLAERLLALAPRQPGRAPLAKVFYADNGSAGVEVALKMAFQYFQNRGETRRTRFVSLENGYHGETLGALALADIPLYRRVYAPLLAEGLFAPSPDAYLAEPGQSAADRARQAADGLATLFDQHPGEICAVILEPRLQCAGGMRMHDPAYLQRVRELCDAHGAFLIADEIATGFGRTGTMFACEQAGVMPDLLCLSKGLTGGFLPLAAVLATQVLYDAFLDDSRERAFLHSHSYTGNPLACAAALATLDIFRDDDVIARNRGIASVMGTLAAPFADHPHVANVRQAGMVVAFELTRNGDKRTPFDPGLKLGLHAYKSALKRGVVLRPLGNVLYWMPPYCVDDEQLELLAHTTLAAIDEAIACA, from the coding sequence ATGCTAGCAGACCCAACCCCCTCTCCGCTGGTCCAGCACTGGCGGCAACGCGACCTCCAGGTCCTGTGGCATCCGTGCACGCAGATGCGCGAGCATCCGGACACGTTGCCGCTGGTGCCGATCGCCCGCGGCGAAGGCGCCTGGCTGATCGATCACGACGGCAACCGCTACCTGGACGCCGTCAGCAGCTGGTGGACCAACCTGTTCGGCCATGCCGAGCCGCGCATCGGCGGTGCCATCGCCGCTCAGGCTGGACAGCTGGAACAGGTGATGCTGGCCGGCTTCGGCCACGAGCCTGCGATCACCCTGGCTGAACGCCTGTTGGCCCTCGCGCCACGCCAGCCCGGCCGCGCGCCGCTGGCCAAGGTGTTCTACGCCGACAACGGCTCGGCCGGCGTCGAAGTGGCGCTGAAGATGGCCTTCCAGTATTTCCAGAACCGTGGTGAGACCCGACGTACGCGCTTCGTCTCGCTGGAGAACGGCTACCACGGCGAGACGCTGGGTGCCCTCGCACTGGCCGACATTCCGCTGTATCGCCGGGTCTATGCGCCACTGCTGGCCGAGGGCCTGTTCGCGCCCTCGCCCGACGCCTACCTGGCCGAGCCCGGGCAGAGCGCGGCCGACCGCGCACGCCAGGCCGCCGATGGCCTGGCCACGCTGTTCGACCAGCATCCGGGCGAAATCTGCGCGGTGATCCTGGAGCCAAGGCTGCAGTGCGCCGGTGGCATGCGCATGCACGATCCGGCCTATCTGCAGCGCGTGCGTGAACTGTGCGATGCCCATGGCGCTTTCCTGATCGCCGACGAGATCGCCACCGGTTTCGGCCGCACCGGCACGATGTTCGCCTGCGAACAAGCCGGGGTGATGCCCGACCTGCTGTGCCTGTCCAAGGGCCTGACCGGTGGTTTCCTGCCATTGGCTGCAGTACTGGCCACGCAGGTGCTGTATGACGCATTTCTTGATGATTCGCGTGAACGCGCCTTCCTGCACTCGCACAGCTACACCGGCAACCCGCTGGCCTGTGCGGCGGCGCTGGCCACGCTGGACATCTTCCGCGACGACGATGTGATCGCGCGCAATCGTGGTATTGCCTCGGTGATGGGCACCTTGGCCGCACCGTTCGCCGACCATCCACACGTGGCCAACGTACGCCAGGCCGGCATGGTTGTGGCCTTCGAACTGACCCGCAACGGTGACAAGCGCACGCCCTTCGATCCCGGGTTGAAGCTTGGGCTGCACGCCTACAAGTCGGCGTTGAAGCGCGGCGTGGTGCTGCGCCCGCTGGGCAACGTGCTGTACTGGATGCCACCGTACTGCGTGGACGACGAACAACTGGAGCTGCTGGCGCATACCACGCTGGCAGCCATCGACGAGGCGATTGCATGCGCGTGA
- a CDS encoding chemotaxis protein CheW, whose protein sequence is MSYASNDEIRGVLISAGAERVLLPNATVAEMMSRVPVQAVADAPRWLVGEIGWHGWQVPLVSFARLSGLGEETVAGHNKVVVLKTLSGNPERPYYALLTQSFPQLISVPRDGLLADASEENLPDIVHMRVLLGEQSALLPNLDALEAALDSLTA, encoded by the coding sequence ATGAGCTACGCCAGCAATGATGAGATCCGTGGTGTCCTGATCTCGGCCGGTGCCGAACGGGTACTGCTGCCCAATGCAACCGTGGCCGAGATGATGTCGCGGGTACCGGTGCAGGCGGTGGCCGACGCGCCGCGCTGGCTGGTGGGTGAGATCGGCTGGCACGGCTGGCAGGTGCCGCTGGTGTCGTTCGCACGGCTCTCCGGGTTGGGCGAAGAGACGGTGGCCGGCCACAACAAGGTGGTCGTGCTCAAGACCCTCAGCGGCAACCCGGAGCGTCCCTACTACGCGCTGTTGACGCAGAGCTTCCCGCAGCTGATCTCGGTACCGCGCGATGGCCTGCTGGCCGACGCGTCGGAGGAAAACCTGCCCGACATCGTGCACATGCGCGTGCTGCTGGGCGAACAGAGTGCGCTGTTGCCGAATCTCGACGCACTGGAAGCCGCGCTGGATTCGCTGACGGCGTGA
- the cysQ gene encoding 3'(2'),5'-bisphosphate nucleotidase CysQ, with protein MIKLTTELRETTIAIAQEAGQAIMQIYNNGFDVTLKHDDSPVTAADLAADRVIQQGLRQLTPDLPILSEESPLVPWEQRQHWGAYWLVDPLDGTRDFVKRNGEFSVNIALIYQGAPAFGVVQSPVTGIVWHAMRGELAYRRQGVHDTVLRTRTPAIAPLRVAASRSHRSAETNALLARMGDIETVVQGSSLKFCRIAEGGLDVYPRLGPTSEWDTAAGQCVLHAAGGAVLSVGTGKPFRYNRRPTLLNGEFMALGDTSLPWRDWLSD; from the coding sequence ATGATCAAGCTGACCACGGAATTGCGAGAGACCACGATCGCCATCGCCCAGGAAGCCGGGCAGGCCATCATGCAGATCTACAACAACGGTTTCGACGTGACGCTCAAGCACGACGACAGCCCGGTTACCGCTGCCGACCTCGCCGCCGACCGGGTAATCCAGCAGGGGCTGCGGCAGCTGACCCCGGACCTGCCGATCCTGTCGGAGGAGTCGCCGCTGGTGCCGTGGGAGCAGCGCCAGCACTGGGGCGCGTACTGGCTGGTCGATCCGCTGGATGGCACCCGTGATTTCGTCAAGCGCAATGGCGAGTTCAGCGTCAACATTGCGCTGATCTACCAGGGTGCTCCGGCCTTCGGCGTGGTCCAGTCGCCGGTCACCGGTATTGTCTGGCACGCGATGCGGGGCGAGCTGGCGTATCGCCGGCAGGGTGTACATGACACCGTGCTGCGTACCCGTACACCCGCGATTGCGCCGCTGCGGGTTGCCGCCAGCCGTTCGCATCGGTCTGCCGAGACCAATGCCTTGCTGGCCCGGATGGGCGACATCGAGACCGTGGTGCAGGGCTCTTCGCTGAAATTCTGCCGGATCGCCGAGGGCGGACTGGATGTCTATCCGCGGCTCGGCCCGACCTCTGAATGGGATACCGCAGCTGGCCAGTGCGTACTGCACGCGGCCGGTGGTGCGGTGCTCTCGGTCGGCACCGGCAAGCCGTTCCGCTACAACCGCCGGCCGACGCTGTTGAACGGCGAGTTCATGGCGCTGGGTGATACCAGCCTGCCGTGGCGCGACTGGTTGTCTGATTGA
- a CDS encoding DUF962 domain-containing protein produces the protein MSRFANFREFYPFYLSEHRNTVSRRLHFIGSCGVLLLVATAVLRGQPMLLLAALACGYGFAWVGHFFFEKNRPATFRHPLYSFIGDWVMFADILRGRIRW, from the coding sequence ATGTCCCGCTTCGCCAACTTCCGCGAGTTCTACCCGTTCTATCTCAGCGAGCACCGCAACACGGTCTCGCGGCGCCTGCACTTCATTGGCAGCTGCGGCGTGCTGCTGCTGGTCGCCACCGCCGTGCTGCGAGGACAGCCGATGCTGCTGTTGGCTGCGCTGGCCTGTGGCTACGGCTTTGCCTGGGTCGGTCACTTCTTCTTCGAGAAGAACCGCCCTGCCACATTCCGCCATCCGCTGTATTCCTTCATCGGTGACTGGGTGATGTTCGCCGACATCCTGCGGGGCCGTATCAGATGGTGA